The following coding sequences lie in one Heyndrickxia oleronia genomic window:
- a CDS encoding HU family DNA-binding protein — translation MNKTELINAVAESTELSKKDATKAVDAIFESIQNALASGDKVQLIGFGNFEVRERAARKGRNPQTGEEIEIAASKVPAFKPGKALKDAVK, via the coding sequence ATGAACAAAACTGAACTTATCAATGCTGTTGCTGAAAGCACAGAACTTTCTAAGAAGGATGCAACTAAAGCGGTTGATGCTATTTTCGAATCTATTCAAAATGCATTAGCTAGTGGTGATAAAGTCCAATTAATTGGATTTGGTAACTTTGAAGTGCGTGAACGTGCTGCTCGTAAAGGACGTAATCCACAAACTGGTGAAGAAATTGAAATCGCAGCCAGCAAGGTACCTGCATTTAAACCAGGTAAAGCGCTTAAAGATGCTGTGAAATAA
- the spoIVA gene encoding stage IV sporulation protein A → MEKVDIFKDIAERTGGDIYLGVVGAVRTGKSTFIKKFMELVVLPNIATEADRNRAQDELPQSAAGRTIMTTEPKFVPNQAVSVHVGDGLDVNIRLVDCVGYTVPGAKGYEDENGPRMIHTPWYEEPISFHEAAEIGTRKVIQEHSVIGVVITTDGSIGEIPRQDYVEAEERVIAELKEVGKPFIMVVNSAKPHHPETEALRSSLAEKYDIPVVAMSVESMREGDVLNVLREALYEFPVLEVNVNLPSWVMVLTENHWLRENYQEAVKETVKDIKRLRDVDRVVQQFNEYEFIQDAGLAGIEMGQGVAEIDLFAPDELYDQVLKEIVGVEIRGKDHLLELMQDFSHAKREYDQIADALKMVKQTGYGIASPTLGDMSLDEPEIIRQGSRFGVRLKAVAPSIHMIKVDVESEFSPIIGTEKQSEELVRYLMQDFEDDPLSIWNSDIFGRNLSSIVREGIQAKLSLMPENARYKLKETLERIINEGSGGLIAIIL, encoded by the coding sequence TTGGAAAAGGTTGATATTTTTAAAGATATTGCTGAAAGAACAGGCGGCGATATTTATTTAGGTGTAGTAGGTGCAGTACGAACTGGAAAATCAACATTCATAAAAAAATTTATGGAGTTAGTCGTTTTACCAAATATTGCAACAGAAGCGGATCGAAATCGAGCTCAGGATGAACTACCTCAAAGCGCAGCAGGTAGAACAATAATGACCACTGAGCCGAAATTTGTTCCGAACCAAGCGGTTTCTGTTCATGTCGGTGATGGATTGGATGTCAACATTCGCCTTGTTGACTGTGTTGGGTATACCGTACCAGGTGCAAAGGGGTATGAGGATGAGAATGGACCACGAATGATTCATACTCCATGGTATGAAGAACCTATCTCATTTCACGAAGCAGCAGAAATCGGTACACGTAAAGTAATTCAAGAGCATTCTGTTATTGGCGTCGTCATTACAACTGATGGTTCAATTGGCGAAATCCCGCGTCAGGATTATGTTGAAGCAGAGGAAAGAGTCATTGCTGAGTTGAAAGAGGTTGGAAAGCCTTTTATTATGGTTGTTAATTCTGCAAAGCCTCATCATCCTGAAACGGAAGCATTGCGCTCATCACTTGCTGAAAAATACGATATACCAGTTGTAGCCATGTCAGTCGAAAGCATGAGAGAAGGGGATGTATTAAATGTCTTAAGAGAGGCACTTTATGAATTCCCTGTGCTAGAAGTAAATGTTAATCTACCAAGCTGGGTGATGGTTCTAACAGAAAATCATTGGCTACGAGAAAATTATCAAGAAGCAGTCAAGGAAACTGTCAAAGATATTAAAAGGCTAAGAGATGTTGATCGTGTCGTGCAACAATTTAATGAATATGAATTTATACAGGATGCAGGACTAGCAGGGATTGAAATGGGGCAAGGGGTTGCAGAAATTGATTTGTTTGCTCCTGATGAACTGTATGATCAAGTATTAAAAGAGATAGTTGGGGTAGAAATTCGCGGAAAAGATCATTTGCTTGAATTAATGCAAGATTTCTCCCATGCAAAACGAGAATATGATCAAATTGCAGATGCGCTAAAAATGGTCAAACAAACTGGTTATGGAATTGCGTCTCCAACTTTAGGAGATATGAGTTTGGATGAGCCGGAAATTATTCGCCAAGGCTCACGATTTGGAGTGAGATTAAAAGCTGTTGCACCATCGATTCATATGATTAAAGTTGATGTTGAATCAGAATTTTCTCCAATCATTGGGACAGAGAAACAGAGTGAAGAACTTGTTCGATATCTCATGCAGGACTTTGAAGATGATCCACTATCCATTTGGAATTCTGATATATTTGGGCGTAACTTAAGTTCAATAGTACGTGAAGGAATTCAGGCAAAGCTGTCATTAATGCCTGAAAATGCTAGATATAAACTTAAAGAAACATTGGAAAGAATCATAAATGAAGGTTCAGGTGGACTGATTGCGATTATACTATAA
- a CDS encoding YpzI family protein: MGRDRQEKKLKQSRRVESDRDQALHYNGSTKLESAEDARRNQKG; this comes from the coding sequence ATGGGAAGAGATAGACAAGAAAAAAAGTTAAAACAAAGTAGAAGAGTTGAGTCAGATAGAGATCAGGCCCTTCATTATAATGGCTCAACTAAATTAGAGAGTGCCGAGGATGCCAGAAGGAATCAAAAAGGCTAA
- a CDS encoding DUF2768 domain-containing protein, with product MSESMFKMWVSIAGMGLMAIAMVVIYLSRYKIKFKFLKAITAIIAYLCLIIGGLIMVYVVFTGPTS from the coding sequence ATGTCTGAATCGATGTTTAAAATGTGGGTGTCCATTGCTGGAATGGGCTTAATGGCAATAGCGATGGTTGTCATTTATTTAAGTAGGTATAAGATTAAATTCAAATTTTTAAAAGCTATAACAGCTATTATTGCTTATTTATGTTTAATTATTGGCGGATTAATCATGGTATACGTCGTATTTACAGGACCTACAAGTTAA
- a CDS encoding NAD(P)H-dependent glycerol-3-phosphate dehydrogenase, which translates to MSNKKEKVAVIGAGSWGTALAMVLADNEHEVRLWGHKQEQIEEINRFHTNQKYLPNIQLSESIIGYSSLQEALEDIEVIILAVPTKAIREVLGKIREFQLSKLTIVHVSKGIEPDTLLRISEMIEEEMPNDLLNAVVVLSGPSHAEEVSLRHPTTVTVSSHDEAAAKRVQDLFMNQNFRVYTNLDVIGVEIGGALKNIIALAAGISDGLGYGDNAKAALITRGLAEIARLGTKMGANPLTFLGLSGIGDLIVTCTSVHSRNWRAGNMLGKGMKLEEVLENMGMVVEGVRTTKAAHQLSEKYAVRMPITDELYRVLFNEYHPKDAVDNLMGRLKTNEMEDLTNLLNIE; encoded by the coding sequence TTGTCTAATAAAAAGGAAAAGGTTGCAGTGATTGGAGCGGGTAGCTGGGGAACAGCACTGGCAATGGTTTTAGCAGACAATGAGCATGAAGTACGTCTTTGGGGACATAAACAAGAACAAATCGAGGAAATTAATCGTTTTCATACTAATCAAAAATATTTACCTAATATTCAATTATCTGAATCTATTATTGGTTATTCTTCATTACAAGAAGCCCTTGAAGATATCGAGGTTATCATTTTGGCTGTCCCAACTAAGGCCATTCGAGAAGTATTAGGGAAAATACGTGAATTTCAATTATCTAAATTAACAATTGTTCATGTCAGCAAGGGAATTGAGCCAGACACTTTACTTAGAATATCTGAAATGATTGAAGAAGAAATGCCTAACGATCTTTTAAATGCTGTTGTTGTTTTATCAGGACCTAGTCACGCTGAGGAAGTAAGCTTGAGACATCCAACAACAGTTACAGTTTCTTCTCACGATGAAGCTGCAGCTAAACGTGTGCAAGACCTATTTATGAATCAAAATTTTCGGGTCTATACCAACTTAGATGTTATTGGTGTTGAAATAGGTGGAGCATTAAAAAACATCATTGCTTTGGCGGCAGGTATATCTGATGGACTTGGCTATGGGGATAATGCGAAGGCTGCATTAATAACAAGAGGATTAGCGGAAATTGCAAGACTTGGTACAAAAATGGGTGCTAACCCATTAACGTTTTTGGGTCTTTCTGGGATAGGTGATTTAATTGTCACTTGTACAAGTGTTCATTCACGAAATTGGCGAGCAGGAAATATGCTTGGTAAGGGAATGAAGTTAGAAGAAGTACTGGAAAATATGGGAATGGTCGTTGAAGGGGTAAGAACCACAAAAGCAGCACATCAATTATCAGAGAAATATGCTGTTAGAATGCCGATAACCGATGAATTATATCGAGTTCTCTTTAATGAATACCATCCAAAAGATGCAGTTGATAATCTCATGGGAAGATTGAAAACGAATGAGATGGAAGATTTAACAAATTTATTAAATATTGAATGA
- the der gene encoding ribosome biogenesis GTPase Der: MTKPVVAIVGRPNVGKSTIFNRIVGERISIVEDVPGVTRDRIYSSAEWLTHDFNIIDTGGIDIGDEPFLEQIRGQAEIAIDEADVIIFITSGREGITSADEMVAKILYKSKKPVVLGVNKIDNPEMRDQIYDFYSLGFGDPFPISGSHGIGLGDLLDEVAKHFPKMEETEYGEDTIKFSFIGRPNVGKSSLVNAILGEERVIVSDVEGTTRDAIDSSYTFEDQEYVIIDTAGMRKKGKVYESTEKYSVLRALRAIERSDVVCVVINGEEGIREQDKKIAGYAHEAGRAIVIVVNKWDAVEKDEKTMKKFEENIREHFLFLSYAPIVFLSAKTKKRLQNLIPIIKTVSENHAMRVQSSILNEVVMDAVAMNPTPTDKGKRLRIYYSTQVAVKPPTFVVFVNEPELMHFSYERFLENRIRDAFDFEGTPIRLIPRRRK; the protein is encoded by the coding sequence GTGACAAAACCAGTTGTCGCAATTGTAGGTCGTCCGAATGTAGGAAAATCGACAATTTTTAATCGTATTGTCGGTGAACGTATATCAATTGTTGAAGATGTTCCCGGTGTGACAAGAGACCGTATTTATAGCTCGGCAGAGTGGCTTACTCACGATTTTAATATCATTGATACCGGAGGGATAGATATCGGTGATGAACCATTCCTCGAACAAATACGAGGGCAAGCTGAAATCGCAATTGATGAGGCTGATGTGATTATTTTTATTACTAGTGGTCGTGAAGGGATTACTTCTGCAGACGAAATGGTCGCTAAAATTTTATACAAATCAAAAAAACCTGTTGTTTTAGGTGTAAATAAAATTGATAATCCTGAAATGCGAGATCAAATTTATGATTTCTATTCTTTAGGTTTCGGAGATCCATTTCCGATTTCTGGATCACATGGGATTGGTCTTGGAGATCTTTTAGATGAAGTTGCAAAACATTTTCCAAAAATGGAAGAAACGGAATATGGAGAAGATACGATTAAATTTAGTTTTATTGGACGCCCAAATGTTGGGAAATCCTCGCTAGTAAATGCGATCTTAGGTGAAGAAAGAGTAATTGTAAGTGATGTTGAAGGGACAACAAGAGATGCAATTGACTCCTCCTACACCTTTGAAGATCAAGAATATGTCATCATTGATACTGCTGGAATGAGGAAAAAAGGAAAGGTTTATGAAAGTACTGAAAAATATAGTGTGTTACGTGCCTTAAGAGCGATTGAGCGTTCAGATGTTGTCTGTGTCGTAATTAATGGTGAAGAAGGAATAAGAGAGCAGGATAAGAAGATTGCTGGTTATGCACATGAAGCGGGTAGAGCAATCGTAATTGTAGTAAATAAATGGGATGCAGTTGAGAAAGATGAAAAAACAATGAAGAAGTTTGAAGAAAATATTCGCGAACATTTTCTTTTCTTAAGTTACGCACCAATTGTATTTCTATCAGCAAAAACAAAGAAACGTTTACAAAATTTAATTCCTATTATTAAAACTGTAAGTGAAAATCATGCAATGCGTGTACAATCAAGCATACTAAATGAGGTCGTAATGGATGCTGTTGCAATGAATCCAACCCCAACAGATAAGGGAAAACGTTTAAGAATATATTATTCAACTCAAGTTGCAGTTAAACCTCCGACCTTTGTTGTTTTTGTAAATGAACCTGAATTAATGCATTTTTCCTATGAACGTTTTCTTGAAAATAGAATTCGTGATGCCTTTGACTTTGAAGGTACACCAATTCGTTTAATACCACGTAGAAGGAAATAA